One window from the genome of bacterium encodes:
- a CDS encoding ATP-dependent 6-phosphofructokinase, protein MKIGILTGGGDCPGLNPAIRGAYLRAIDFGDEVIGILDGWRGLLEKKTQKLELQDIDEIMRQGGTILGTSRTNPYKKEDGGKICLNNFKELGFNALVAIGGDDTLGVANRLFSDFGLPVVGIPKTMDNDLSGTDYTFGFDTSVSSAIDALEKLRDTGRSHRRIMVFEVMGRDTGWVALFTAIGGGADYVLIPEIRVDINKICGHLKNVYKRKKYGLVVVAEGIDVGEEQGSVDEFGHKILQKKGVGKIISEEIEKRTGIETRLAVIGHIQRGGSPTLFDRILGIRVGIAAVELIHSGKFGRMCAQVGNKIVDIPLSFGVGKTKFVDSDWTRFIDIVFK, encoded by the coding sequence ATGAAGATTGGAATATTAACAGGTGGTGGTGATTGCCCTGGGTTAAATCCTGCTATTAGGGGTGCATACCTTAGGGCAATTGACTTTGGTGACGAGGTGATTGGGATATTGGATGGATGGAGAGGGCTTTTGGAAAAGAAGACCCAAAAGCTAGAATTACAGGATATTGATGAGATAATGAGACAGGGTGGAACAATACTTGGGACATCCAGAACAAACCCTTACAAAAAAGAAGATGGCGGAAAAATTTGCCTTAATAACTTTAAGGAGCTCGGGTTTAATGCCTTAGTTGCCATTGGTGGTGATGATACCCTAGGTGTTGCAAACAGGCTATTTTCTGATTTTGGCCTTCCTGTTGTTGGCATTCCAAAGACAATGGATAATGACCTGTCAGGGACAGACTATACATTTGGCTTTGACACATCTGTTTCATCTGCAATAGATGCCTTAGAAAAGCTTAGAGATACAGGAAGGTCTCACAGAAGGATTATGGTTTTTGAGGTTATGGGAAGGGATACAGGATGGGTTGCCTTATTCACTGCAATTGGTGGCGGTGCAGACTATGTCCTTATTCCAGAGATTAGGGTAGATATAAACAAGATATGTGGCCATCTAAAGAATGTTTACAAGAGAAAAAAATATGGCCTTGTTGTTGTTGCAGAGGGAATAGATGTTGGAGAGGAACAAGGCTCTGTTGATGAATTTGGCCATAAGATATTGCAGAAAAAGGGTGTTGGGAAAATAATCTCTGAGGAGATAGAAAAGAGAACCGGCATTGAAACAAGACTTGCTGTTATAGGTCATATCCAGAGGGGAGGTTCGCCAACATTGTTTGACAGGATTTTGGGAATAAGGGTTGGAATAGCCGCAGTTGAGCTTATCCATTCTGGAAAATTTGGAAGGATGTGTGCACAGGTTGGCAATAAAATAGTTGATATTCCACTTTCTTTTGGTGTTGGAAAGACAAAGTTTGTTGATAGTGATTGGACAAGGTTTATAGATATTGTGTTTAAATGA